In a single window of the Papaver somniferum cultivar HN1 chromosome 8, ASM357369v1, whole genome shotgun sequence genome:
- the LOC113302861 gene encoding small ribosomal subunit biogenesis GTPase RsgA 1, mitochondrial-like yields the protein MSTSIIPTTAKSSSSLPTICNKNVFFNNSFHIRNFNKLSTKFRVISMAAARQDVHQRRTQLNKNLLKAKDSVKELNQSSLSPVLDNNVIPQLLQNQAVGMVASAQANFMRVVVQSIKEVKEEEEGKIGVELLCVVKAVLKKIKRRVLVGDKVLVGGIDWNDKRGMIENVYQRDSEIMDPPVANVDHLLVLFSLEQPKIEAFALTRFLIEAESTGIPLTLALNKCELVDEKTRLEWESRLRGWGYEPVFCSVDTRNGLDSLYFILRDQTTVLVGPSGVGKSSLINVLRSSQQVSDISEGDNQSVNIEGSKWLEDQRVGVVSVKSGRGKHTTRHVSLLPISGGGYLADTPGFSQPTLLKATKVSLPQLFPEIRKMIEDSGPTTCSFNDCLHVGEPGCVVTADWERYPYYLQLLDEIKTREEFQKRTIGTKRESDVRYKVGEMGVIQVEPRLQLKKHRRQSRKRTNQSFLNELDDDDH from the exons atgtcaACCTCAATCATTCCAACAACAGCAAAATCCTCATCATCATTACCAACAATCTGCAACAAAAATGTCTTCTTTAACAACTCATTTCATATTAGAAACTTCAACAAATTATCCACAAAATTCCGTGTAATTTCAATGGCAGCAGCTCGTCAGGATGTACATCAAAGGAGGACACAACTGAATAAGAATTTACTCAAAGCAAAAGATTCAGTAAAAGAACTTAATCAATCATCTCTATCCCCGGTTCTGGATAATAATGTTATTCCCCAGTTGTTGCAAAATCAAGCTGTGGGTATGGTTGCATCAGCCCAAGCTAATTTCATGAGAGTAGTGGTTCAGTCAATTAAGGAAGTTAAAGAAGAGGAGGAAGGTAAAATTGGGGTGGAATTATTATGTGTTGTGAAAGCGGTTCTGAAGAAAATTAAGAGAAGGGTTTTAGTAGGTGATAAGGTTTTAGTTGGAGGTATTGATTGGAATGATAAAAGAGGAATGATTGAGAATGTTTATCAAAGGGATTCAGAGATTATGGACCCGCCTGTTGCTAATGTTGATCAtttattggttttgttttccttagaACAACCTAAGATTGAAGCATTTGCACTTACTAGGTTCTTGATTGAAGCTGAATCTACTGGAATTCCTCTTACTTTAGCTTTAAACAAGTGTGAACTTGTGGACGAAAAG ACACGGTTAGAATGGGAATCAAGGCTTCGTGGATGGGGATATGAACCAGTCTTTTGCAGTGTGGATACCAGAAATGGATTGGACTCCCTGTATTTCATCTTGAGAGACCAAACAACTGTGCTTGTAGGTCCAAGTGGTGTTGGAAAGTCTAGCCTTATTAATGTGTTGAGAAGCAGTCAACAAGTTTCTGATATTTCAGAAGGAGATAACCAGTCTGTAAAT ATTGAAGGTAGCAAGTGGTTGGAAGATCAACGAGTTGGTGTGGTTTCAGTTAAAAGTGGTAGAGGAAAGCATACAACACGACACGTTTCATTACTTCCAATATCCGGGGGTGGATATCTTGCTGATACACCAGGGTTCAGTCAGCCTACACTGCTGAAAGCAACAAAAGTATCGCTTCCGCAATTATTCCCCGAG ATTAGAAAGATGATTGAGGATAGTGGCCCTACAACATGCTCATTCAATGACTGTCTGCATGTCGGTGAGCCGGGATGTGTGGTGACAGCAGACTGGGAAAGATATCCCTACTATCTTCAATTGCTTGATGAAATAAAAACTAGAGAAGAGTTCCAGAAAAGAACAATAGGAACCAAAAGAGAAAGCGATGTAAG GTACAAAGTGGGGGAGATGGGTGTTATACAAGTGGAACCTCGCCTTCAGCTCAAAAAGCATAGGAGGCAATCCCGGAAGCGGACAAATCAATCATTCCTAAATGAATTGGATGACGATGATCACTGA
- the LOC113302862 gene encoding digalactosyldiacylglycerol synthase 2, chloroplastic-like produces MPMDKKRQIAIFTTASLPWMTGTAVNPLFRAGYLGRDGERKVTLVIPWLSLKDQVLVYPNQITFQTPSEQEAYVRRWLEERTGFLSGFNITFYPGKFDKEKGSIWPVGDITEIIPDEQADIAVLEEPEHLTWYHHGRRWKSKFRLVIGIVHTNYLEYVKREKNGRFQAFLLKYLNSWVIQIYCHKVIRLSAATQDLPKSIICNVHGVNPKFLEIGKKKQEQQQLQENQAFSKGAYFIGKMVWSKGYKELLQLLSKHQKQLTGLTVDLYGSGIDSEKVQEKAKKLQLPVEVYPGRDHADSLFHDYKLFLNPSTSDVVCTTTAEALAMGKIVICSNHPSNEFFMQFPNCRTFNDGDGFVKEIQKAMAEVPVPLSEEQRHELSWESATERFLKVVDLEHIASTRKLSRSSAKFMSMSFKIPDMKTSMEDASAYMHYTASGIEAARKVFGAIPGSLEPDEELCKELGISFPMANRSSFGSS; encoded by the exons ATGCCGATGGACAAAAAACGGCAAATCGCAATATTTACTACAGCGAGTCTGCCATGGATGACTGGAACTGCTGTTAATCCTCTATTTCGTGCTGGATATCTTGGAAGGGATGGGGAGAGAAAGGTTACTTTAGTGATTCCATGGTTATCCTTGAAAGATCAAGTATTAGTTTATCCTAATCAAATCACTTTTCAAACCCCTTCTGAGCAAGAGGCTTATGTTCGTCGGTGGCTTGAGGAGAGGACCGGGTTCTTATCAGGATTTAACATAACTTTTTATCCCGGAAAG TTTGATAAAGAAAAAGGGAGCATTTGGCCTGTTGGTGATATCACTGAAATCATCCCTGATGAACAGGCGGATATTGCTGTCCTTGAGGAGCCTGAGCATCTTACATGGTATCATCATGGACGGAGATGGAAGTCCAAGTTCCGGCTAGTTATAGGGATCGTTCATACCAATTATCTGGAATATGTGAAGAGAGAAAAGAACGGAAGATTTCAAGCTTTTCTCTTGAAATACCTAAATAGTTGGGTTATTCAAATATATTGCCACAAG GTTATAAGATTGTCAGCTGCAACACAGGATCTTCCAAAATCCATCATCTGTAATGTCCATGGTGTCAATCCCAAGTTCCTTGAGATAGGAAAGAAGAAGCAAGAACAGCAGCAGCTACAAGAAAACCAAGCATTCAGCAAAGGTGCATACTTCATAGGGAAGATGGTCTGGAGCAAAGGTTACAAAGAGCTCCTTCAACTCCTCTCTAAGCACCAGAAGCAACTAACTGGACTCACAGTTGATCTATACGGAAGTGGAATAGACTCTGAGAAAGTCCAAGAAAAGGCTAAGAAATTGCAACTGCCTGTTGAAGTCTATCCAGGGCGTGACCATGCGGACTCCCTATTCCACGA TTACAAGTTGTTTCTAAATCCAAGCACAAGTGACGTGGTTTGCACGACGACTGCTGAAGCGTTGGCCATGGGTAAAATTGTAATCTGTTCCAACCATCCCTCAAATGAATTTTTTATGCAATTCCCAAACTGTCGAACTTTTAACGATGGTGATGGGTTTGTTAAAGAAATTCAAAAAGCCATGGCGGAAGTGCCCGTGCCTTTAAGTGAAGAGCAAAGGCACGAGCTTTCGTGGGAGTCTGCTACTGAGCGGTTTCTAAAAGTGGTCGACCTTGAGCATATTGCCTCTACTAGAAAATTGTCGCGATCGTCAGCGAAGTTTATGTCGATGTCGTTTAAGATTCCAGACATGAAAACGAGCATGGAGGATGCATCTGCTTACATGCACTATACGGCATCTGGGATTGAAGCAGCAAGAAAAGTATTTGGTGCAATTCCCGGAAGCTTAGAACCTGATGAGGAACTATGTAAAGAGCTGGGAATTTCTTTTCCTATGGCAAACCGGAGTTCTTTTGGTTCGAGTTGA